A region of the Candidatus Dormiibacterota bacterium genome:
GAATGGCCGCTGATGCAGCACGGTTCCGAGAGCGCCCTGGCGGATCGCCAGATCGAACGAATCGATGCGACGGTGCGGCATCTTCCGGTGCGAAACGGCCTTCAGCAGAACGCTCAGGCGCAGATGCTCGCCTCCGCGGAAGCGGCCCTCGCGGACCGCGATCAGCGGATATTCATGGATGCGAGCGGCCTGCGCCCGGTCATGTGGTGGACGCTGATGCTGGGTGGCGTGGTGACGGTTGGATTCGCACTCCTCTTCGGCTTTAGCAGCGCGCTGATGCAGCGCCTGATGATCGCCGCCCTGGCCGCAATCATCGGCCTAGTGCTCTATCTCACCCTGAGTTTGGATTTTCCGTACCGGGGCGTGGTTAGTGTGAAGTCGGAAGCGTTTTCGCAAGCGCTGGAGACGTTTGCACACATCGATGCCGAGCGTTCAGAAATGCCCGCCCCGCTCCCCGCGCGCTCGCCGTACGGTATGCCCGCCAAAATGCCTCGCCCCCCGGCAACTCTTTCGCCGGGTCGGTAACGTCTTGTAAATCCTTCGGTCGTAGCACGGAGCGTCATCGAAATACTCGATAGGAAATATCGAAATTCGTATATTTCGGTTTGCGCTCGTCGAGCGCGCAAGCGGGAAGGAAGCAGGCAAGACTAGCGTAATCCGACCGCCTACTTGCCTCGCTCTTCAAACTCATCGAACGATGACGATCGTAGTTGCCGAAGTGCTTGGAAGAGCGGTTTACGGTCAATGAACGAGGCATAGCATATTCCACACGGGCTAAATAGGAGAGAGCACGATGGAAAATCGCCTTTTTACAAGACGTAGTATTATTCATGGCGCAGCGTTGGCTGGGGTTGCCGGCCTTGCGGTTCGCGGCACGGGTGCAGCGAAAGCTGCCGGCGCGAGCGGCGAGCCTGCGACGCTGTTACCGACGGGGGCTGCCACCCTTGCGACCCTGAGCGAAAAATTAGCTAAGGCACCGCGACGGCGCGATTTTAAGACCGTTCCGATGATCTTAACCAACCCGGATCAATGGGATAACCAAGCCCTGCAAGAAGTCCTGAATTATTCAGGCGGTCCAAAACAGGTCTGGGACAATACCGATCTGTCTGGGCCGTGGCTCAATCTTATGCGGCTTTCGCTCAACTCCCAAATTTGGTCGTTCAAGCACCCTCATTTTCTCATTGTGTCGGTCACCCATGGTCCGGCCGGCCTTGCGCTGTTCGATCAATCGATCTGGGCAAAATATGACTTTTCCAAGTTGACCAAAGGGAAATTTAAGACCAATACGTTCATCGACATTCCGGCGGCCGCCCACGCCGATCCCGCCGACTACCAAAACCCGGTCGGGGCCTTTTCGGGGAAAGCTAATAGCGTCACAGTTCTGCAGAAACGCGGCGTCGTATTCATGGCATGTCACGACGGCATCTGGGAATTAAGCATGCACCTGCGCGAAAAAGGGCACAACCCCGACAAGCTGTCGCAGGAAGAGCTGGCCGCCGAACTTACCGATCATCTGATTCCCGGCGTGATCCTCACCAGCGATGTTGTCGGCGAGTTGGTTGCGCTGCAGCAAGCCGGATTCACTTACGCTCGGAGCTAGCGCTCACTCCCCTTACCGGCATTTCATCATTCCGCGGCTCCCGATCGGTTCGTCTAGGCGATCGGGCTGCCCCGGGATACCTACGACCGAACCGGCCCAATGAACGCCGGTCTGTTGGCTTGGGACATCGCCTCCCCTTCTTGGACGCACCTCTACAATCCACTGCAGTTTTGAGAGGACATATTTGTGAAAAAAAGTGTTATCGCGGTCGCGCTTTTGTTTTTGCTATCCTGGCAATCGAGCCTCGCGGATGGCGTTACTTTCCCAAACGTACCGAATATCCCGATTAAACCGGGGCTGTCTTACGGGGGCTACTTTAAGGAACACCAACCCGTCAAGATCCTCTTTGCCGTCGGCCAACCCGGGCCGCAACTCAAGGAATCGCTAATCAATGCGGCGTTGGTGATTAAGTATCTTAAATCAAAGGGCTATAGCTATAAAGTACATTTCGTTTTTTATAGCAAGGCCGTATGGGTTGCGAGTGCCTTCAATCAGAAATACGGCGGTTGGGCGCCGCTATTGAGTGCTCTACACGAGCAAGGCGTAACGTTCTCGGTATGTCACAATGCCATGGTGTTATTTCACGTCAAATCGGCAGAGGTCTACCCATACATGAAAGTTATCCCGGCGGGGATTCTCTCGATTGTCGAATATGAAATGAAGGGGTATTCCCCGATATTTAACGCCAACTCTGAGACAGAATAGGCTCGTGCCTAATTTGACGAAAAGCGTGGTCAGCGCGCGCCGCCTTTAACGGCGGCTTACGAGTAACCACTCACCGTTAACCGGAGGAGACTTCGGACGCATGTGAAGATGCCGGCGCCAAGAGCGGCGGGCATCTTCACATGCGTGTCATGCAACGATGGTGAGCGGTGAGAAATGCCCGCCCCGCTCCCCGCGCGCTCGCCGTACGGTATGCCCGCCAAAATGCCTCGCCCCCCGGCAACTCTTTCGCCGGGTCGGTAACGTAGACGGGCCACGTCGCCGTGGTCTGCAATAGGGGAAAGCGCTGTAACCACGCGCAGAGATCGGCATTCGCGCGCAGGCGGTGGTCCTCGACCGAGATAAAGTAGCGCGCGCCTTTACGGATGGCGCTTTCTTCATCGAACGGCGTCCAGAGCGCCGGGTCTTCCTCCCAGCCGTAGCGGTCGATGTAGTAGAGCACGTCGGGCCCGTAATGCCCCATCACGACCAACGCCTTCGGAGCGAGCGCCTTGCTCAGGATCACGGCATTGTGGTAAGCCGGCGCGCTGTAACGATAGTAGGGCGCGACGGCGGCGCGGCCTTGCACGAGCGAAGCGAGCGCGGCGACCGGCACCAGCGCCGCGGCTGCGTAGCGCGGCAGCCGCTCCATCGAAACGTTGCGGAGAGCGTCGAGAAAGCCCGAGAGCGCACCGCCGATGACGAGCGCGCACAGCGGGAGCAAGAGATACATGTAGTAATCGACGCGCTCGACCGTTACCACGACGTAGGTGTACGCGAGGCCGCCGACGAGCCAGCCCCACAGCAGCGCCTTGCTGCGTGCCTGCAACCACGGCAGCGCGATGAAGCCCGCAATCGTCAGTAAAAACGCAACCGATCCCAACATCGTATCGCGCAGCATCCCGATGACGGTGACGAACTGCGACCACTTCAGCGCAAAACCGCTGCCGGTGGTCAGCGTGGCTTTGAGCGCCGGAATCACGTGGAGCGTGGTGATGGCGCTGGCCCAATGCCATTCCGCATGCGCGTTCACGCGCTGCGTGTAAAGCGCGAGGATGATCAGCGGTACGACCAAGAGTACGAGCAGTGCGGTCGGGCGGGTCGGTTTCCCCAAACGCAACCGCTCCCACGTAACGCCCAGGATCGGCACGATGCCTGCCACCGAGACGGGCTTGGCGAGGTAGGCAAAGACGACCAGGGCCGCCGCGCGGGCCAGCGGCCGGGGTGCGAGCGTCTCGTCCTCGAGCAGTAATCGGCTCGTCGCATAGAGTGCGGCCGTGAGGAAGAAGACCATCGTCGTATCGGGCGTGAACGTGCGCCCGTAATAAACGCTTCCTGGAAAGACGGCAAAGAAGAATGCGGCAATCAATCCGGCAAGCGAGCTGCGAAAGAGCCAGCGCGCGAACAGGCCGACGACGGCGACGCACCCCACGCTGAATGCGAGGCTGATCAGCCGCCCGAAGATCGCGTGGACGCCGAAGATTTTATAGAGTGAGGCCGCGAGAAACGGAACGATCTGCAGCTCCAGCTCCACGTAGTTGGGCGGCGGACCGTCGTAATTCGTCTGCGGATAGAGAATATTGTAATTGAGCCGGGCGAAATTGCGCGCGATGCTGGCCGTGTCGCCCTGCCGCCAATTCGGGTGGTCGAGAATGGGGTTGTGGATGCCGTGGAGCCGCAGTCCGATCGCCAACAGGACGATCGCAAAGAGGCCCAGGCTCCACCACCTTAGCTCGCGTGTTTGAACGTCCAAAATTTATTCAGGAAGAAGTTGACGAAAATGCCGGCGACCGTCGCGATAAACCACGTTCTGTGCCCGTGCCCGAGGTAGGGCCCCACTAGGGCCGATACCAGCAGGCCGACGACCAGCGCGATGAGCGAAACGCTCATGAACTGCGCTCCCTCGCGCACCGCGTGGCCGGTCGATCGGAACGTCCAGATGCGGTTGAGGAAATAGTTGGAAACGCCGCCGGCGAGGAACGCGATCGAGTAGATCACGTTGTATTGTAAGGCTTGATCGTGGTTCGGCACGACCCGCTGCAACAGCGTGAAAGCGATCAAATTGACGATGAACCCGGACGCGCCGACGATCCCGAATTTGACGAACTGGCGAACGCCGCGCCGTTGCGCGATCGCCGTTAAACCGTTATGCAACCCAGTACCAATCTGCAAAGAGGACGGTGAAAAGCCCTAAGAGCGGGAGCGAGAACGCGACGATGAGGTTGTTGATCCAAGGTTTGTCGCCCCAGCGTGCAAGGATCGCGAACATCGGGAAAAGCACCAGCGCGAAGCGCGGCATGCTCATAAGGCTCGACGTCGACATCGGAATGAGGATCGAAAGCCCCATATACGCGATATACGACGGGCGCAGCCGGCGCCAGCCGCCGACGAGCACGGCGATCATCAAGACCGTGAAGGCGATCTCGAGCGCTTGATTGGCGACGGTCTGGGCCTGCGTCGCGGTGAGAATCTGATGGATGGAGTTGTAGAAGCTCACCCAGGGCGGCGCGAAGTGCCGGTTCCAATGGATCTGCACGTGGGAGAAGTAGAGCGGATCGGCGCGCAACACCCACAGATACGCCATGTACACAAAGAGGCCCAGGGGCACCAACCCCACGGCGTAGAGATTCTTGAGGCCGCGAGCGTAGTCGCCTTTGAACGTCGAGAGCCACTCGATGAAGAACGGTACGACCAGGAGCACGCCTTCGACGCGGGTCATCGCGGCAAAGAACCCGACCGCCCCGCCGATCCACCAACGATGCGAGCGCAAATAGTAGAACGACGCGACCGTGAGCATGAAGAACAGCGACTCGGTATAGACGGCCGAGAAGAAGATCGCTGAGGGAAAGATCGAGACGTAAAAGATGGCGCGGCGCGCTACCGGCCGGTCGTACTCGTGCTCGAGCAGCTTGTAGAGAAAGAGTAAGCCGAAGAAGAGCGACGCGTTGGAGATGAGCAGCCCGGCTATGAGATGGTTGCCGACCAGCGAACCCAGGAGCTTGATGAGCAACGGGTAGAGCGGGAAGAAGGCCATGTCGGTGCCTTGGTAGCCGTGGGTCGCGATATCGAGATAGTGCACCGCATCCCACCGGCCCCACACCGCGAGCAGGATGTGCGAAGATTCTTCCACGTGCGTGCCGGCACGCTGTCCGATAATGACGGCCGCAAGTTCGGCGATGACGATGATGGCGATACGGGTGGCGACGAAATCGAGCAGCACCTCGCGCACCGTCTGATTGAAGCGCGCGGCGATCGCGACCTTACCCAAACAGAAAAGCGCTACGCAAACGACGAACAGTCGGCTGCCGTGCGTCTGCTCCGGTTGCAGAATGAAGCTCAGCCATAGCAGGACGAACGGCACCCACGTGAGCGCGTCGTAGCGAAGCGAGCGCGCGAACGTCGAACCGGCCCGTCGCGAAAAATACTGCGCGTACGCGAACCAGAGCCACGCCGCGATTGCGGCGCCCCCGAGCGTGCAGACGAACAAGCCGAGCTCCGAAATGATCGCGTCGTGGTGGGGAACTAGGAGTGTATACCACGCGAAGAAGCCGATCGTGAATCCCGCGATGAGGACGGCGACGAGCGGGG
Encoded here:
- a CDS encoding transcriptional initiation protein Tat, with translation MENRLFTRRSIIHGAALAGVAGLAVRGTGAAKAAGASGEPATLLPTGAATLATLSEKLAKAPRRRDFKTVPMILTNPDQWDNQALQEVLNYSGGPKQVWDNTDLSGPWLNLMRLSLNSQIWSFKHPHFLIVSVTHGPAGLALFDQSIWAKYDFSKLTKGKFKTNTFIDIPAAAHADPADYQNPVGAFSGKANSVTVLQKRGVVFMACHDGIWELSMHLREKGHNPDKLSQEELAAELTDHLIPGVILTSDVVGELVALQQAGFTYARS
- a CDS encoding DsrE family protein → MKKSVIAVALLFLLSWQSSLADGVTFPNVPNIPIKPGLSYGGYFKEHQPVKILFAVGQPGPQLKESLINAALVIKYLKSKGYSYKVHFVFYSKAVWVASAFNQKYGGWAPLLSALHEQGVTFSVCHNAMVLFHVKSAEVYPYMKVIPAGILSIVEYEMKGYSPIFNANSETE
- a CDS encoding glycosyltransferase family 39 protein, with the protein product MDVQTRELRWWSLGLFAIVLLAIGLRLHGIHNPILDHPNWRQGDTASIARNFARLNYNILYPQTNYDGPPPNYVELELQIVPFLAASLYKIFGVHAIFGRLISLAFSVGCVAVVGLFARWLFRSSLAGLIAAFFFAVFPGSVYYGRTFTPDTTMVFFLTAALYATSRLLLEDETLAPRPLARAAALVVFAYLAKPVSVAGIVPILGVTWERLRLGKPTRPTALLVLLVVPLIILALYTQRVNAHAEWHWASAITTLHVIPALKATLTTGSGFALKWSQFVTVIGMLRDTMLGSVAFLLTIAGFIALPWLQARSKALLWGWLVGGLAYTYVVVTVERVDYYMYLLLPLCALVIGGALSGFLDALRNVSMERLPRYAAAALVPVAALASLVQGRAAVAPYYRYSAPAYHNAVILSKALAPKALVVMGHYGPDVLYYIDRYGWEEDPALWTPFDEESAIRKGARYFISVEDHRLRANADLCAWLQRFPLLQTTATWPVYVTDPAKELPGGEAFWRAYRTASARGAGRAFLTAHHRCMTRM
- a CDS encoding GtrA family protein is translated as MHNGLTAIAQRRGVRQFVKFGIVGASGFIVNLIAFTLLQRVVPNHDQALQYNVIYSIAFLAGGVSNYFLNRIWTFRSTGHAVREGAQFMSVSLIALVVGLLVSALVGPYLGHGHRTWFIATVAGIFVNFFLNKFWTFKHAS
- a CDS encoding mannosyltransferase family protein, whose product is MSAHVHAPPRARPVTIGDFLAGGPTPLVAVLIAGFTIGFFAWYTLLVPHHDAIISELGLFVCTLGGAAIAAWLWFAYAQYFSRRAGSTFARSLRYDALTWVPFVLLWLSFILQPEQTHGSRLFVVCVALFCLGKVAIAARFNQTVREVLLDFVATRIAIIVIAELAAVIIGQRAGTHVEESSHILLAVWGRWDAVHYLDIATHGYQGTDMAFFPLYPLLIKLLGSLVGNHLIAGLLISNASLFFGLLFLYKLLEHEYDRPVARRAIFYVSIFPSAIFFSAVYTESLFFMLTVASFYYLRSHRWWIGGAVGFFAAMTRVEGVLLVVPFFIEWLSTFKGDYARGLKNLYAVGLVPLGLFVYMAYLWVLRADPLYFSHVQIHWNRHFAPPWVSFYNSIHQILTATQAQTVANQALEIAFTVLMIAVLVGGWRRLRPSYIAYMGLSILIPMSTSSLMSMPRFALVLFPMFAILARWGDKPWINNLIVAFSLPLLGLFTVLFADWYWVA